The Microbacterium luteum genome includes a region encoding these proteins:
- a CDS encoding DEAD/DEAH box helicase — protein MTTFAELGVDQDIVDALAARGIVDAFPIQEQTIPLGLPGQDIIGQAKTGTGKTFGFGIPVVQRLGHNPEPGVKALIVVPTRELAVQVYEDMDMLTSNRSTSVVAIYGGKAYEGQIDQLKAGAQIVVGTPGRLIDLNNQRLLDLSNATEVVLDEADKMLDLGFLADIEKIFQKVPAVRHTQLFSATMPGPIVTLARRFMSNPIHMRANDPDEGLTQANIRHLVYRAHSLDKDEVIARILQAEGRGKTVIFTRTKRAAQKLVDELGDRGFNAAAVHGDMSQEARERSMASFKAGKKDVLIATDVAARGIDVNDVTHVINHTIPDDEKTYLHRAGRTGRAGRTGIAVTFVDWDDLHKWALINRALEFGQPEPTETYSSSPHLYTDLDIPAGTKGRMATAPKAQKADGPRREAGDGGDGSPRRRRRRRSTGSDGGPRPAEGEAARGADASDRESDGAGTHDGQGKEHHDGRPAPRRRRRRGPRGPREGAAGTA, from the coding sequence GTGACCACCTTCGCCGAACTCGGCGTCGACCAGGACATCGTCGACGCCCTCGCCGCACGAGGAATCGTCGACGCGTTCCCCATCCAGGAGCAGACGATCCCGCTGGGCCTGCCGGGGCAGGACATCATCGGGCAGGCCAAGACCGGCACCGGCAAGACGTTCGGGTTCGGCATCCCCGTCGTCCAGCGTCTTGGCCACAACCCCGAGCCGGGGGTGAAGGCGCTCATCGTCGTGCCCACGCGTGAGCTCGCGGTGCAGGTCTACGAAGACATGGACATGCTGACCTCGAACCGCTCCACCTCGGTGGTGGCGATCTACGGCGGCAAGGCCTACGAGGGTCAGATCGACCAGCTGAAGGCCGGAGCACAGATCGTCGTCGGCACGCCCGGACGCCTGATCGACCTCAACAATCAGCGTCTGCTCGATCTCTCCAACGCCACCGAGGTCGTGCTGGACGAGGCCGACAAGATGCTCGACCTCGGCTTCCTCGCCGACATCGAGAAGATCTTCCAGAAGGTGCCGGCCGTGCGCCACACGCAGCTGTTCTCCGCGACCATGCCGGGGCCGATCGTCACCCTCGCCCGGCGTTTCATGTCCAACCCGATCCACATGCGGGCGAACGACCCCGACGAGGGTCTCACCCAGGCGAACATCCGCCATCTCGTCTACCGCGCCCACTCGCTCGACAAGGACGAGGTCATCGCGCGCATCCTGCAGGCCGAAGGCCGCGGCAAGACGGTGATCTTCACCCGCACCAAGCGGGCCGCGCAGAAGCTCGTCGACGAACTGGGCGACCGGGGCTTCAACGCCGCCGCTGTGCACGGCGACATGAGCCAGGAGGCGCGGGAACGCTCGATGGCCTCGTTCAAGGCGGGCAAGAAGGATGTCCTGATCGCCACCGACGTCGCTGCGCGCGGCATCGACGTCAACGACGTCACACACGTGATCAACCACACCATCCCCGACGACGAGAAGACCTACCTGCACCGCGCGGGCCGCACCGGCCGGGCCGGGCGCACGGGCATCGCGGTGACCTTCGTCGACTGGGACGACCTGCACAAGTGGGCGCTCATCAACCGAGCGCTGGAGTTCGGCCAGCCCGAGCCGACCGAGACCTACTCGTCGAGCCCGCACCTGTACACGGACCTCGACATCCCGGCGGGCACGAAGGGGCGCATGGCGACCGCTCCGAAGGCCCAGAAGGCCGACGGACCCCGACGCGAAGCCGGTGACGGCGGCGACGGGTCGCCGCGACGCCGTCGCCGCCGCCGCAGCACCGGATCCGACGGCGGACCCCGCCCGGCTGAGGGCGAAGCCGCGCGCGGCGCGGACGCATCCGACCGCGAGAGCGACGGGGCCGGCACGCACGACGGTCAGGGCAAGGAGCACCACGACGGACGCCCCGCGCCGCGCCGCCGTCGCCGGCGAGGACCGCGCGGCCCGCGCGAGGGCGCGGCCGGCACCGCCTGA
- a CDS encoding endonuclease/exonuclease/phosphatase family protein, producing the protein MLRVFGFVAAAAFALAAAIVTVPDVFRVQDRFPIAQIVSFRGLVAAAFVVLALLALLVALIRPLRAFATTLAIVCLLAAAGNGAILYGRGWGTEALPASTEESIRVMTWNTAGSGNTSAASIAEIAVAMQADIVTLPETSAETGEQVAIAMRDYGRPMWVHHATFGSQDAGWDALSTTILISPDLGDYAVIESSQDGSSNTSTVPSAVVMPTSGDGPTVVAAHAVAPRVDDMAQWRSDLQWLADQCAEDNVIMAGDFNATVDHLAAYGIDGGTLGRCLDAASETGNGAVGTWPSQLPSHVGAPIDHILASPSWVATGSLVLQSTDGSGSDHRPLVVQYEPR; encoded by the coding sequence GTGTTGCGCGTGTTCGGGTTCGTCGCCGCTGCGGCGTTCGCGCTCGCGGCGGCGATCGTGACGGTACCCGACGTGTTCCGCGTCCAGGACCGATTCCCCATCGCGCAGATCGTCTCCTTCCGAGGCCTCGTCGCAGCCGCCTTCGTGGTGCTCGCCCTGCTGGCGCTGCTGGTCGCGCTGATCCGACCGCTCCGGGCGTTCGCCACGACCCTCGCGATCGTGTGCCTGCTGGCCGCGGCCGGCAACGGCGCGATCCTGTACGGGCGCGGGTGGGGCACCGAGGCCCTCCCCGCGTCGACCGAGGAGAGCATCCGGGTGATGACCTGGAACACCGCCGGGAGCGGGAACACGTCGGCGGCGTCGATAGCCGAGATCGCCGTGGCGATGCAGGCCGACATCGTCACCCTGCCCGAGACGAGCGCGGAGACAGGTGAGCAGGTCGCGATCGCGATGCGGGACTATGGGCGCCCCATGTGGGTGCACCACGCCACGTTCGGCAGCCAGGACGCCGGATGGGATGCCCTCTCGACGACGATCCTCATCTCCCCCGACCTCGGGGACTACGCCGTCATCGAATCCTCGCAGGACGGCTCGAGCAACACCTCGACCGTCCCGAGCGCGGTCGTGATGCCGACCTCCGGCGACGGTCCGACCGTCGTCGCGGCCCACGCGGTCGCCCCGCGCGTCGACGACATGGCGCAGTGGCGCAGCGACCTGCAGTGGCTCGCCGACCAGTGCGCCGAGGACAACGTCATCATGGCGGGTGACTTCAACGCCACGGTCGACCATCTTGCCGCCTACGGAATCGACGGCGGCACGCTGGGTCGATGCCTGGACGCGGCCTCGGAGACCGGCAACGGCGCCGTCGGCACGTGGCCTTCGCAGCTGCCCTCCCACGTGGGCGCACCCATCGACCACATCCTCGCATCGCCGTCATGGGTGGCGACCGGGTCGCTCGTGCTGCAGTCGACCGACGGCTCGGGCAGCGACCACCGACCTCTCGTGGTGCAGTACGAGCCCCGATGA
- a CDS encoding PHP domain-containing protein, giving the protein MQRSGRCEGPGDLHLHSTHSDGTEPPAQVMAAAHAHGMRTVALTDHDTTSGWAEAADAATSLGMTFVPGMEMSSQHEWRSIHVLAYLFDPDEPRLRAMTDRVRRSRLQRARIMADRIARDYDITWEDIVAQTSTGATVGRPHIADALIARGVVADRGEAFSTILATGGDYYVSLFSPDPVEAVELIVGAGGVAIIAHPAGRAGIPPKRLLTRMLDAGLAGFELGHRENLPAAVATLRALADERDLIVTGSSDYHGLGKPNQPGEHTTSEAMLERLIDRGTGCAPVLP; this is encoded by the coding sequence ATGCAGCGGTCGGGTCGATGTGAGGGGCCGGGCGATCTGCATCTGCACTCGACGCACTCCGACGGGACCGAGCCGCCCGCGCAGGTCATGGCCGCAGCCCACGCGCACGGCATGCGCACCGTGGCGCTCACCGATCACGACACGACCTCCGGGTGGGCGGAGGCGGCAGACGCCGCGACGTCGCTGGGCATGACGTTCGTGCCCGGCATGGAGATGTCCTCGCAGCACGAGTGGCGCAGCATCCACGTGCTCGCCTACCTGTTCGACCCGGACGAGCCGCGCCTGCGCGCGATGACCGACCGCGTGCGTCGCTCGCGGCTGCAGCGAGCTCGGATCATGGCCGACCGCATCGCGCGCGACTACGACATCACGTGGGAGGACATCGTCGCCCAGACGAGCACCGGCGCGACCGTCGGACGCCCGCACATCGCCGACGCCCTCATCGCCCGCGGCGTCGTCGCCGACCGCGGCGAGGCGTTCTCGACGATCCTCGCAACGGGCGGCGACTACTACGTGTCGCTGTTCTCGCCCGACCCGGTCGAGGCGGTCGAGCTCATTGTGGGCGCCGGGGGAGTGGCGATCATCGCGCATCCGGCCGGCCGGGCCGGGATCCCGCCCAAGCGCCTGCTGACACGCATGCTGGATGCGGGACTTGCCGGCTTCGAGCTCGGTCACCGCGAGAACCTCCCGGCCGCGGTGGCGACACTGCGCGCGCTCGCCGACGAGCGGGATCTGATCGTCACCGGATCCAGCGACTACCACGGGCTCGGAAAACCCAATCAGCCGGGAGAGCACACCACGAGCGAGGCGATGCTCGAGCGACTGATCGACCGCGGGACGGGCTGCGCGCCGGTCTTACCGTGA
- a CDS encoding DUF3107 domain-containing protein → MEIRIGIANTGRELNFDTNESAADVKSSVATALDSGAAHIEFADAKGNSYLVPTAALAYVELGSEESRRVGFVA, encoded by the coding sequence GTGGAGATCCGCATCGGCATCGCGAACACCGGACGTGAGCTGAACTTCGACACGAACGAGTCGGCCGCCGACGTGAAGAGCTCCGTCGCGACGGCTCTGGACTCCGGCGCCGCGCACATCGAGTTCGCCGACGCGAAGGGCAACTCCTACCTGGTGCCCACCGCGGCGCTCGCCTACGTCGAGCTCGGCAGCGAGGAATCCCGCCGCGTCGGCTTCGTCGCCTGA
- a CDS encoding aminopeptidase P family protein → MSTGDSDTIAATETAETTHDSGTNRRQPFPQGFLDTISTGWAPRPDSAPPQRDQAPFAAARRKKLSSSFPGRRLVIPAGSLKQRSNDTDYLFRAHSAFAHLTGWASDSEPDSVLVLDPVADGHTATLYFRERADRTTAEFYADASIGEFWIGPRPAREGVAVDLGIATAHIDDFAGAEDDLVLGEDEDLTRAVSELRLIKDDYEIAQMRLAVDATARGFDDIVRHLDRAVAHPRGERVVEGVFHLRARSDGNGEGYDTIAASGPHACYLHWTRNDGAVAPGDLILVDAGVEVDSLYTADITRTLPVSGSFTDTQRRVYETVREAADAAFAVARPGVRFRDVHAAAMEVIAARVAEWGLLPVTAEEALDADRGGQHRRYMVHGTSHHLGIDVHDCAQARREMYYDGLLEPGMVFTIEPGLYFQIDDLTVPEEYRGIGVRIEDDVLVTEDGVENLSAAIPRTADEVEAWIARATS, encoded by the coding sequence ATGAGCACTGGCGACAGCGACACGATCGCGGCGACCGAGACGGCGGAGACCACGCACGACAGCGGCACCAATCGTCGGCAGCCCTTTCCGCAGGGCTTCCTCGACACCATCTCCACCGGGTGGGCCCCGCGGCCGGATTCCGCACCGCCGCAGCGTGACCAGGCCCCCTTCGCGGCAGCCCGGCGCAAGAAGCTGTCTTCGTCGTTCCCCGGAAGAAGGCTGGTGATCCCCGCGGGCTCGCTGAAGCAGCGGAGCAACGACACCGACTACCTCTTCCGCGCCCACTCGGCCTTCGCCCACCTGACCGGCTGGGCCTCCGACTCCGAGCCGGACTCCGTTCTCGTGCTCGACCCGGTCGCGGACGGTCACACGGCGACGCTGTACTTCCGCGAGCGCGCCGACCGCACCACCGCTGAGTTCTACGCCGACGCGTCGATCGGGGAGTTCTGGATCGGCCCCCGTCCCGCGCGGGAGGGCGTCGCCGTCGACCTCGGCATCGCGACCGCGCACATCGACGACTTCGCCGGCGCCGAGGACGACCTCGTCCTCGGCGAGGATGAGGACCTCACGCGTGCCGTCTCCGAGCTTCGATTGATCAAGGACGACTACGAGATCGCCCAGATGCGCCTCGCGGTGGATGCGACCGCTCGCGGCTTCGACGACATCGTGCGCCATCTCGACCGTGCCGTCGCCCACCCTCGCGGCGAGCGCGTCGTGGAGGGCGTCTTCCACCTGCGCGCCCGCAGCGACGGCAACGGTGAGGGCTACGACACCATCGCCGCCTCGGGGCCGCACGCGTGCTACCTGCACTGGACGCGAAACGACGGGGCGGTCGCGCCGGGGGATCTCATCCTCGTCGACGCCGGCGTCGAGGTCGACAGTCTCTACACCGCCGACATCACCCGCACGCTCCCGGTCTCCGGCTCCTTCACCGACACCCAGCGGCGTGTCTACGAGACGGTGCGCGAGGCGGCGGACGCCGCGTTCGCCGTCGCCCGGCCCGGGGTGAGGTTCCGCGACGTCCACGCGGCCGCCATGGAGGTGATCGCCGCCCGGGTCGCCGAGTGGGGGCTCCTGCCGGTGACGGCGGAGGAGGCCCTCGACGCCGACCGCGGCGGGCAGCACCGCCGCTACATGGTGCACGGCACGAGTCACCACCTCGGCATCGACGTGCACGACTGCGCACAGGCCCGCCGCGAGATGTACTACGACGGACTGCTCGAGCCGGGCATGGTGTTCACGATCGAGCCCGGACTGTACTTCCAGATCGACGACCTGACGGTGCCGGAGGAATACCGCGGCATCGGTGTGCGCATCGAGGACGACGTGCTGGTGACCGAGGACGGCGTGGAGAACCTCTCTGCGGCGATCCCCCGCACCGCCGACGAGGTCGAGGCCTGGATCGCGCGGGCGACATCCTGA
- a CDS encoding gamma-glutamyltransferase family protein has translation MSASTHWTATATAQAVLERGGNAFDAAVAGAFVLHVVEPHLNGPGGDLVGLIQPAGEQPRVLMGQGPAPAGASIAHLRAEGLDLVPGAGALAAAVPGAVDAWLLLLRDHGTWELRDVLAYAIGYARDGHPLVAGAAATIARVEGLFREAWPTSAAQWLPGGAAPRAGELIRNAAYAEVLESLVQATCPVRDDGPVGRAARVDAARREWKTGEVARAASAFAATPHRHSDGRDHAGVLTAEDIAGFDARYEEPVSATFRGHEIVKAGAWTQGPALLAVLGMLEPLADDLLDPSQEAGAHHILEAQKLAYADRDAWFGDDEVDLEALLSADYLAARRDLIGPTAAADFRPGSPGGATPFVPPLRTGSPAAAAGTGEPTVDRTGHTRGDTCHIDVIDRWGNVVAATPSGGWLQSSPTIPELGFCLGTRLQMTWLEPGRPSALRPGRRPRTTLTPTLVLRDGRPRMALGSPGGDQQDQWQLLTLLRILVGGFSPQAAIDAPALHTTALADSFWPRTWTPAGAVVEDRLGDDVIDALAARGHRITRAGAWALGRVSAVGRNDDGVLWAAANARGMQGYAAGR, from the coding sequence ATGTCGGCTTCGACCCACTGGACGGCGACCGCGACCGCTCAGGCGGTGCTCGAGCGCGGTGGCAACGCCTTCGACGCGGCCGTCGCGGGCGCTTTCGTGCTGCACGTCGTGGAACCGCATCTGAACGGTCCGGGTGGTGACCTCGTCGGCCTCATCCAACCCGCCGGCGAGCAGCCGCGCGTGCTCATGGGCCAGGGCCCGGCGCCGGCCGGCGCCTCGATCGCGCATCTGCGGGCCGAGGGTCTCGATCTCGTGCCCGGGGCAGGCGCCCTCGCCGCCGCGGTGCCCGGCGCCGTGGACGCGTGGCTGCTCCTGCTGCGCGACCACGGCACGTGGGAGCTGCGCGACGTTCTCGCGTACGCCATCGGCTACGCGCGCGATGGCCATCCGCTGGTGGCGGGCGCGGCGGCCACGATCGCCCGCGTCGAGGGCCTGTTCCGGGAGGCGTGGCCGACCTCGGCGGCGCAGTGGCTGCCCGGCGGAGCGGCTCCGCGGGCGGGCGAGCTGATCCGCAACGCCGCTTACGCGGAGGTCCTGGAGAGCCTCGTGCAGGCAACGTGCCCGGTGCGCGACGACGGCCCCGTGGGCCGCGCCGCGCGGGTCGACGCCGCTCGACGGGAGTGGAAGACGGGCGAGGTCGCCCGCGCGGCGTCGGCTTTCGCGGCGACGCCGCACCGTCACTCCGACGGCCGGGACCATGCCGGCGTCCTCACCGCCGAGGACATCGCGGGATTCGATGCCCGGTACGAGGAGCCGGTCAGCGCGACCTTCCGCGGCCACGAGATCGTCAAGGCCGGCGCGTGGACGCAGGGGCCCGCGCTGCTGGCGGTGCTCGGGATGCTCGAGCCGCTCGCCGACGATCTGCTCGATCCGTCGCAGGAGGCGGGCGCCCACCACATCCTCGAGGCGCAGAAGCTGGCCTACGCCGACCGCGACGCCTGGTTCGGCGACGACGAGGTCGACCTCGAGGCGCTCCTGTCGGCCGACTATCTCGCGGCGCGTCGCGACCTCATCGGACCCACCGCCGCCGCGGACTTCCGACCCGGATCCCCCGGCGGCGCGACGCCGTTCGTTCCGCCGCTGCGCACCGGCTCGCCCGCCGCGGCTGCGGGCACCGGGGAGCCGACCGTCGACCGGACCGGGCACACGCGGGGCGACACCTGCCACATCGATGTCATCGACCGGTGGGGCAACGTCGTCGCCGCGACGCCGTCGGGCGGCTGGCTGCAGTCATCGCCGACGATCCCCGAGCTCGGCTTCTGCCTCGGGACCCGACTGCAGATGACGTGGCTCGAGCCGGGGCGACCGTCCGCTCTGCGGCCGGGACGGCGCCCCCGCACCACGCTCACCCCGACGCTCGTGCTGCGCGACGGCCGCCCTCGGATGGCGCTCGGATCGCCCGGCGGCGACCAGCAGGACCAGTGGCAGCTGCTCACTCTGCTGCGCATCCTCGTCGGCGGCTTCTCCCCGCAGGCTGCGATCGACGCGCCCGCACTGCACACCACGGCCCTCGCCGACTCGTTCTGGCCGCGCACCTGGACCCCGGCGGGCGCGGTCGTGGAAGACCGGCTGGGCGACGACGTGATCGACGCCCTCGCCGCGCGCGGGCATCGGATCACGCGCGCGGGCGCGTGGGCGCTCGGCAGGGTCTCCGCGGTGGGACGGAATGACGACGGCGTGCTGTGGGCAGCCGCGAACGCCCGCGGCATGCAGGGGTACGCCGCCGGGCGGTGA
- a CDS encoding ATP-dependent DNA helicase, which produces MTSVASAFPASAADAASGPGVRAENLDDAQRAVVASAIGASGVVVGAPGTGKTTAVVARVVALVERGVDPDEIVVLTPSRQTATALRDRLAVAVGTATSGPLARSVASFAFAIVRSCAVAAGAEPPQLLTGGDEDQIIHDMLDGDAEDEALPGAVSRWPSGLGAGIRDTTGFRSEVRAFLAECATLGLDPVRLDALAADHDVAEWRAMASFQREYVRVRAGMRGAHRDAAGLVREAVSLVAAGAVGVESIARIRHLLVDDAQEMTAGAVDLLDACRARGMSVLAFGDPDVGSGAFRGATPQNFARLARVLGSVAVLGAAHRGTAHSTDVVRRVTQRIGAAGVVAHRSAPGDTVPDGSVRAVTVRSAAEEYDVIARMLRERHVHDGVPWRELAVIAHDTRQVTGLQAELSARDVPALSPGSAQALGQIAPVRDLLRLIEMAAADRWSADEVTDALLGVTGRLDPIELRRLRSALRHAEVAAGGERAGRELLLAAMRSPVEFDIIDAREARRAAALARTLAHLRDELERGASAHELLWAAWERSGLQKPWARTAAGHGPIADQAGRDLDAVVALFQAAKRFGERSVDADPRVFVRSVLDARVAEDRLDPPPHDDVVRVLTPAASLGLEFDTVVVAGVQEGVWPNTRLRGGLLHTWRLADALSRDDEHAPSTLDRRRAAMHDELRLLVRALSRSRARTVVTAVDDDDTGPSVFFEFLPPAESVAVEHPLSLRGLVAAHRRTLTTTRAILDPGAAAAARAHAAAQLALLADAEVPGADPTHWYGVAGPTSTGPLRDLEREHIRVSPSRLHALEECELNWVIADLGGDPGGVTAGLGTIVHAALEHAVETSEEALWAVVEARWGELAFEAGWRERAEKARARDLIRRLHAYLRRFDGDGGRLIGAEPHFEVPLAVVGAEDAPHGIVLSGYIDRVELTPEGTVVIVDLKTGKREPQTDAKVADNPQLAAYQLAFESGAIPEAVGHPPGGAQLLVLRPTSKADYVTPRQPPFDEERRAAFHARIQEAVAVMRATSFAAPYEEHCRDEHAYGLCRIHTIGAVSAS; this is translated from the coding sequence ATGACTTCCGTCGCGAGCGCCTTCCCCGCGTCCGCCGCCGACGCCGCGTCCGGCCCAGGGGTGCGCGCGGAGAACCTCGACGATGCGCAGCGCGCGGTCGTGGCGTCGGCGATCGGGGCATCCGGAGTCGTCGTCGGCGCACCGGGCACGGGCAAGACCACCGCCGTCGTCGCCCGCGTCGTGGCGCTCGTCGAACGCGGGGTCGACCCGGACGAGATCGTCGTGCTCACGCCCTCCCGGCAGACCGCGACGGCGTTGCGGGACCGCCTGGCCGTCGCGGTCGGCACGGCGACGTCGGGGCCGCTCGCGCGGTCGGTGGCCTCCTTCGCGTTCGCGATCGTGCGATCGTGCGCCGTCGCGGCGGGCGCCGAGCCGCCCCAGCTCCTCACCGGCGGCGACGAGGACCAGATCATCCACGACATGCTCGACGGCGACGCAGAGGACGAAGCGCTGCCGGGGGCGGTGAGCCGATGGCCGTCCGGGCTCGGGGCCGGCATCCGTGACACCACGGGTTTCCGATCCGAGGTGCGCGCCTTCCTCGCCGAATGCGCGACGCTCGGGCTGGACCCTGTGCGGCTGGACGCTCTCGCAGCCGACCACGACGTCGCGGAGTGGCGCGCGATGGCGTCGTTCCAGCGCGAGTACGTGCGCGTGCGCGCCGGGATGCGCGGCGCCCATCGCGATGCCGCGGGCCTGGTCCGCGAGGCGGTCAGCCTGGTCGCAGCGGGAGCGGTGGGGGTGGAATCGATCGCGCGCATCCGTCATCTGCTCGTGGACGACGCCCAGGAGATGACGGCCGGGGCCGTCGATCTCCTCGACGCCTGCCGTGCGCGCGGCATGAGCGTGCTCGCGTTCGGTGACCCCGATGTCGGTTCCGGAGCGTTCCGCGGCGCGACGCCGCAGAACTTCGCCCGCCTGGCGCGCGTCCTCGGGTCGGTCGCTGTGCTCGGCGCCGCGCACCGGGGCACAGCGCACTCGACCGACGTCGTTCGCCGGGTCACCCAGCGGATCGGAGCCGCGGGGGTCGTCGCGCACCGATCCGCGCCGGGGGATACCGTGCCCGACGGATCTGTGCGCGCCGTGACGGTCCGCTCCGCCGCCGAGGAGTACGACGTCATCGCCCGGATGCTGCGGGAGCGACACGTGCACGACGGCGTTCCGTGGCGCGAGCTCGCCGTGATCGCCCACGACACCCGTCAGGTGACCGGTCTGCAGGCCGAACTGTCTGCGCGTGACGTGCCCGCCCTCTCGCCCGGTTCCGCCCAGGCCCTCGGACAGATCGCACCCGTGCGCGATCTGCTGCGCCTGATCGAGATGGCCGCCGCCGACCGGTGGAGCGCGGATGAAGTCACGGACGCGCTCCTCGGCGTGACCGGGCGACTCGACCCGATCGAGCTGCGCCGGCTGCGGTCCGCCCTCCGGCACGCCGAGGTGGCCGCCGGCGGCGAGCGTGCGGGTCGGGAGCTCCTGCTGGCCGCGATGCGCAGCCCCGTCGAGTTCGACATCATCGATGCGCGCGAGGCGCGACGCGCCGCCGCGCTCGCGCGGACCCTGGCTCATCTCCGCGACGAGCTGGAGCGGGGTGCGAGCGCCCACGAGCTGCTGTGGGCGGCGTGGGAGCGGTCCGGCCTGCAGAAGCCGTGGGCGCGGACCGCAGCGGGTCACGGTCCGATCGCGGATCAGGCCGGGCGGGACCTCGACGCCGTCGTCGCGCTCTTCCAGGCGGCGAAGCGGTTCGGTGAGCGCTCCGTCGACGCCGACCCGCGTGTCTTCGTGCGCAGCGTGCTCGATGCGCGTGTCGCCGAGGACCGACTCGATCCGCCTCCGCACGACGACGTCGTGCGCGTGCTCACTCCGGCGGCGTCGCTCGGGCTCGAGTTCGACACCGTCGTCGTCGCCGGCGTTCAGGAGGGGGTGTGGCCGAACACCCGCCTGCGCGGAGGACTGCTGCACACCTGGCGCCTGGCCGACGCTCTCTCGCGCGATGACGAGCATGCCCCGTCGACCCTGGACCGACGTCGCGCCGCGATGCACGACGAGCTGCGGCTGCTGGTGCGGGCGCTCAGCCGCTCCCGGGCGCGCACCGTCGTGACCGCGGTGGACGACGACGACACCGGCCCGAGCGTTTTCTTCGAGTTCCTCCCGCCCGCCGAGTCGGTCGCCGTCGAGCATCCGCTGTCGCTGCGCGGCCTCGTCGCCGCCCATCGGCGCACGCTCACGACGACGCGCGCGATCCTCGACCCCGGCGCGGCGGCGGCCGCTCGCGCGCACGCGGCCGCACAGCTGGCCCTGCTCGCCGACGCGGAGGTGCCCGGGGCGGACCCGACGCACTGGTACGGCGTTGCCGGACCGACCTCCACCGGCCCGCTGCGCGACCTCGAGCGCGAGCACATCCGCGTGTCCCCCTCACGCCTCCACGCGCTGGAGGAGTGCGAGCTCAACTGGGTGATCGCCGACCTCGGTGGAGACCCGGGCGGCGTCACGGCGGGGCTCGGCACGATCGTCCACGCGGCGCTCGAGCATGCCGTCGAGACGTCGGAAGAGGCGCTGTGGGCCGTCGTCGAGGCGCGCTGGGGCGAGCTCGCCTTCGAAGCCGGCTGGCGTGAGCGCGCCGAGAAGGCGCGTGCGCGCGACCTCATCCGGCGCCTGCACGCCTATCTGCGCCGCTTCGACGGCGACGGGGGTCGCCTGATCGGCGCGGAACCGCACTTCGAGGTCCCCCTCGCCGTCGTCGGTGCCGAGGACGCACCTCACGGCATCGTGCTCTCGGGATACATCGACCGCGTCGAGCTCACGCCGGAGGGCACTGTCGTGATCGTCGACCTCAAGACCGGGAAGCGGGAACCGCAGACGGACGCGAAGGTGGCCGACAACCCGCAGCTGGCCGCGTACCAGCTCGCGTTCGAGTCCGGTGCCATTCCCGAGGCGGTGGGGCATCCCCCGGGCGGCGCGCAGCTGCTCGTGCTGCGACCCACGTCGAAGGCGGACTACGTCACGCCACGCCAGCCGCCGTTCGACGAGGAACGCCGCGCGGCGTTCCACGCCCGCATCCAGGAGGCCGTCGCCGTCATGCGGGCGACGTCCTTCGCCGCACCCTACGAGGAGCACTGCCGCGACGAGCACGCCTACGGGCTGTGCCGCATCCACACCATCGGGGCGGTGAGCGCGTCGTGA
- a CDS encoding ferritin-like fold-containing protein translates to MVTWFWQRRPQGRLLQLRSRGELGDAMRVDFEELAPEIATYLGQAAYLQLGFFETLSELIQTTPELAQKEAVSRAAGAALTKHEELVALIRDRGEDPTNLMLPFREPLDAFRRATHGRRPQETMLSVHITAGLLDDFYLALSASYGEAGRRVARVLRADNDRQAIVDIVAETIASDPEWKALLAMWGRRLVGDTLLIARSALRPTALDADDEEKVEPVFTELMAAHSRRMDAMGLAA, encoded by the coding sequence GTGGTGACCTGGTTCTGGCAGCGGCGTCCGCAGGGGCGCCTGCTTCAGCTTCGCTCCCGCGGCGAGCTCGGCGACGCGATGCGGGTGGACTTCGAGGAACTCGCCCCGGAGATCGCCACCTACCTCGGCCAGGCCGCCTATCTTCAGCTGGGGTTCTTCGAGACGCTGAGCGAGCTCATCCAGACCACGCCGGAGCTCGCGCAGAAGGAGGCCGTGTCGCGCGCCGCGGGTGCCGCGCTGACCAAGCACGAGGAGCTGGTGGCGCTCATCCGCGATCGCGGTGAGGACCCCACCAATCTGATGCTGCCGTTCCGCGAGCCGCTCGATGCCTTCCGGCGGGCGACGCACGGTCGACGGCCGCAGGAGACGATGCTCTCCGTGCACATCACCGCGGGGCTGCTCGATGACTTCTACCTCGCCCTCTCGGCCAGCTACGGCGAGGCCGGCCGCCGCGTGGCTCGTGTGCTTCGCGCCGACAACGACCGCCAGGCGATCGTCGACATCGTCGCCGAGACGATCGCCAGCGACCCCGAGTGGAAGGCGCTCCTTGCCATGTGGGGGAGACGCCTGGTGGGCGACACCCTTCTGATCGCCCGATCGGCTCTTCGCCCGACCGCGCTCGACGCCGACGACGAGGAGAAGGTCGAGCCGGTCTTCACCGAGCTCATGGCAGCTCATTCACGACGCATGGACGCGATGGGCCTGGCTGCCTGA